One Microplitis mediator isolate UGA2020A chromosome 3, iyMicMedi2.1, whole genome shotgun sequence DNA segment encodes these proteins:
- the LOC130664433 gene encoding uncharacterized protein LOC130664433 — MKQNVKSESEYFTRRKYMNHRPLGLDKKPKIFIKECKVFLGNKHDSVVADCTKKISFPLKIKCTKGKKGTSNFKALCKDEKLIHLQAVIKLERLMEDKRKQLLIEDCSGKKNSASLNFRYNLETTTIVHDEIPSIITSDLNNNLQLTENKNTIDAQTTVTNVDELVLDPTDNLQMTLDENIFDTQNTVIAPNKFVLDTTDNIQMPENINTLALSTLDTQKTVVDANESLPGLSDELQINKNKNTIDAQTTVTNVDELVLDPTDNLQMTLNENIFDTQNTVIAPNKFVLDTTDNIQMPENINTLALSTLDTQKTVVDANESLPGLSDELQINKNKNTIDAQTALIDVNDLLQDSTNNLNITENENTAVAQNTSVDIIDYSSTYKQEVTIFNNETQAFEKIDLIVIKNTENYNNQSVTETCGLTYENEDSQIDHMRNLYVSNTECSWSNIEELNNVDLEYGKVDENYNVQDEVNSTDLHIPIKKITNERQHPSSPTSLASFPNDNDKEPPENTECDYESDADSRWSDIEELNNLDLVNDEVRDDSCIEDIVGNINLTLDKSCHWRNSEVNDENQMTTVIDERRELNVTSSSIDPNETLDRSSVNNSADESYVPIPDESASENEINDANNASDSLLPLPQDTTELEFEPQFNAGAPDVANMFVVPSGVMKRKSHFCFYCKTWQRVISRHLQDLHREEDLVKSIIILPKGPEKNHKLELLRLKGDNLFTSCTQYNDGEKMVVRQPNSKMKRTAADFKTCHVCLGEYASIHRHRRRCVGGTYFRHRANPILSRGAAGLIHESATPLLRKLFSVMHDDDVSRVIRYDDLLIYFANLLCDKYSKQQQHDMIRSRLRLLGKLVIEMKGIEGIGSQIIDFSSIINPKFYSHLIESIKRLTGCDAENKTCRAPSAAITYGTYLGKVTNAFRSKCIEDENHEPLQRIKYFEFLHKSKYPICINNLAYEELTKRKRHKQVELPIMDDIKIFREHLENKFQSALVKLKTEYSYLCWKSLSETTLVLLLLFNRKRPGELERASIEDYRSAKKFSESNKQEYEKLSENDKKMVDNYLRFELGGKLDRNVPVIVWKEGQESIEMILKYRREAGIHEKNPFIFALPGFDNCARHRHLQACQLIREYASESDASHPETLRATNLRKHFATTVASLKIAESEIYDIANFMGHDEQIHRHHYRQTTLSRDLCGVSKILEVAVGMKSNHTSTNATIVASPSVAPTILSSNNLSSEKDTQNTLNNEEMIDNDLTTTDDNQISYGNVQHEDLELAKDLDSCDSDFENEPKKKKSKQNFKKKKTVDFTDKKRGKFTEKYRHNPPTPGTSNLKTTRKRWRDDELLSVKSVFAKNIETMKLPTAIEIRQFLSSHPKIDRTEAQIRSWICNQYMHEKKKLR; from the exons atgaagcAAAACGTAAAATCAGAGTCTGAGTATTTTACTCGTCGTAAATACATGAATCATAGGCCACTTGGTCTTGACAAAAAAccaaagatttttattaaagaatgTAAAG TGTTTTTGGGAAATAAACACGATTCTGTGGTTGCTGACtgcacgaaaaaaatttcattcccACTAAAGATAAAATGTACGAAGGGCAAGAAAGGCACATCTAATTTTAAAGCTTTATGCAAAG atgaaaaattaatccaTTTGCAAGCAGTCATAAAACTTGAAAGATTAATGGAAGACAAGAGGAAACAATTATTGATCGAAGACTgcagtggaaaaaaaaactctgcATCTCTGAATTTCCGGTATAATTTAGAAACAACAACTATTGTACATGACGAGATTCCTTCAATTATTACTTCAG atctgaataataatttacaactaacagaaaacaaaaataccaTCGATGCTCAAACTACAGTGACAAATGTGGATGAACTAGTACTTGATCCAACTGATAATTTGCAGATGACATtagatgaaaatatttttgatactcAAAATACAGTTATTGCTCCAAATAAATTTGTTCTGGATACAACCGACAATATACAGATgccagaaaatataaataccttGGCTCTTAGTACTTTAGATACTCAAAAAACTGTAGTAGATGCAAATGAATCACTTCCGGGTCTCTCTGATGAACtacagataaataaaaataaaaataccatcGATGCTCAAACTACAGTGACAAATGTGGATGAACTAGTACTTGATCCAACTGATAATTTGCAGATgacattaaatgaaaatatttttgatactcAAAATACAGTTATTGCTCCAAATAAATTTGTTCTGGATACAACCGACAATATACAGATgccagaaaatataaataccttGGCTCTTAGTACTTTAGATACTCAAAAAACTGTAGTAGATGCAAATGAATCACTTCCGGGTCTCTCTGATGAACtacagataaataaaaataaaaataccatcGATGCTCAAACTGCTTTAATTGATGTAAATGATTTACTTCAGGATtcaactaataatttaaacataacagaaaatgaaaatactgCAGTTGCTCAGAACACTTCAGTTGATATAATTGACTATTCATCGACTTATAAACAAG aagttactatatttaataatgagACTCAAGCTTTCGAGAAAATAGATTTGATAGTTATCAAAAATaccgaaaattataataaccaAAGTGTTACTGAAACTTGTG GGCTTACTTATGAAAATGAAGACAGTCAGATAGATCATATGAGAAATTTATATGTATCTAATACAGAATGTAGTTGGTCAAATATAGAAGAATTAAATAATGTAGATCTGGAGTATGGTAAAGTTGATGAGAATTATAATGTACAAGATGAAGTCAACAGCACTGATTTGCatattccaataaaaaaaattaccaatgaAAGACAACATCCGAGTTCTCCCACGTCATTAGCAA gcttTCCAAATGACAACGATAAAGAACCGCCAGAAAATACGGAATGTGATTATGAATCAGATGCAGATTCTCGTTGGTCAGATATCGaagaattgaataatttagatCTTGTGAATGACGAAGTCAGAGATGATTCTTGTATAGAAGATATTGTTGGTAACATTAATTTGACATTGGATAAATCTTGTCATTGGCGTAATTCAGAAGTAAACGATGAAAATCAAATGACTACAGTTATCGATGAAAGACGAGAACTTAATGTAACAAGCTCATCAATAG ATCCAAATGAAACGCTAGATCGTAGTTCAGTAAATAATAGTGCAGACGAGAGCTATGTACCAATCCCAGATGAGTCAGCCTCAGAAAACGAAATCAATGATGCAAATAATGCATCAGATTCTTTATTGCCATTACCTCAAGATACAACTGAACTTGAATTTGAACCTCAATTTAATGCTGGGGCCCCTGATGTTGCTAATATGTTTGTTGTTCCTTCTGGAGTTATGAAAAGAAAGTCTCATTTTTGTTTCTATTGTAAGACATGGCAACGTGTGATAAGTCGACACTTACAAGATCTCCACCGTGAAGAAGATCTAGTTAAAAGTATTATTATATTGCCAAAAg gacctgaaaaaaatcacaaattaGAGTTGTTAAGATTGAAAGGCGATAATTTATTCACTAGTTGTACACAATATAATGacggagaaaaaatggttGTCCGGCAGCCAAACTCAAAAATGAAGAGAACTGCTGCCGATTTTAAAACGTGTCATGTCTGCTTAGGAGAGTATGCTAGTATTCATCGTCATAGACGAAGATGTGTTGGTGGAACGTACTTTCGACATAGAGCTAACCCGATTTTGTCACGAGGAGCCGCTGGGCTTATTCACGAATCAGCTACTccattattacgaaagttatTCTCTGTAATGCACGATGATGACGTTTCTCGAGTTATACGATACGATGATTTGCTTATTTATTTTGCAAATTTactatgtgataaatatagtAAACAACAGCAGCATGATATGATTCGTTCACGATTACGATTACTTGGAAAGCTAGTCATAGAAATGAAAGGAATTGAAGGAATTGGAAGccaaattattgatttttcctcAATCATTAATCCAAAATTTTACAGTCATCTTATTGAATCAATTAAACGTCTTACTGGCTGTGATgcagaaaataaaacttgtcGAGCACCATCTGCAGCTATCACTTATGGTACTTATCTTGGAAAAGTAACTAATGCTTTTAGAAGTAAATGTATTGAAGACGAAAACCATGAACCTCTGCAAAGAATAAAGTATTTTGAGTTTCTTCATAAATCAAAATACCCTAtttgtattaataatttagcGTATGAAGAGTTAACTAAGCGCAAAAGACACAAGCAAGTCGAACTTCCAATAATGgatgacattaaaattttccgtgAACACctggaaaataaattccaatctgctttagtaaaattaaaaactgaatATTCTTATCTATGTTGGAAATCGCTGAGTGAAACGACACTTGTTTTATTGCTATTGTTCAATCGTAAGAGACCGGGTGAGCTTGAAAGAGCTAGCATTGAAGATTACAGAAGCGCTAAAAAGTTTTCTGAGTCAAATAAACAggaatatgaaaaattatctgaaaatgataaaaaaatggttGATAACTATTTACGATTTGAGCTGGGAGGAAAATTAGATCGTAATGTTCCTGTAATTGTTTGGAAAGAGGGTCAAGAAAGCAttgaaatgattttaaaatatagacGTGAAGCTGGAATTCACGAAAAGAATCCTTTCATTTTTGCTCTACCTGGCTTCGATAATTGTGCACGACATCGGCACTTACAAGCTTGTCAGCTGATTCGTGAGTATGCAAGTGAGAGTGATGCTTCGCATCCAGAAACTTTGAGAGCAACCAATTTGCGTAAACATTTTGCGACTACAGTAGCATCTCTTAAAATAGCCGAATCAGAAATATATGATATTGCTAATTTCATGGGACATGATGAACAAATTCATCGTCATCATTATCGTCAAACAACTCTCAGTCGCGATCTTTGTGGAGTATCTAAAATACTGGAAGTTGCTGTGGGGATGAAAAGTAATCACACTAGTACCAACGCAACTATTGTTGCTAGCCCATCTGTAGCGCCAACGATCTtatcttccaataatttat CTTCTGAAAAAGATACACAAAATACTTTGAATAACGAAGAGATGATTGACAATGATTTGACAACTACTGACGATAATCAAATTTCTTATGGTAATGTGCAGCATGAGGATTTAGAATTAGCAAAAGATTTAGATAGTTGTGATTCTGATTTTGAAAATGAacctaaaaagaaaaaatcgaagcaaaattttaagaaaaaaaaaactgttgattttactgataaaaagagaggtaaatttactgaaaaatatCGGCATAACCCACCAACTCCAG GAACttcgaatttaaaaactactcGAAAACGTTGGCGTGATGATGAGCTACTATCGGTGAAATCTGTTTTTGCcaaaaatattgaaacaaTGAAGCTTCCTACTGCTATTGAAATAAGGCAATTTCTGAGTTCACATCCAAAGATTGATCGTACTGAAGCTCAAATTCGGAGCTGGATCTGCAACCAATATatgcacgaaaaaaaaaaattgagataa